The following are encoded together in the Sphaerodactylus townsendi isolate TG3544 linkage group LG14, MPM_Stown_v2.3, whole genome shotgun sequence genome:
- the MAF gene encoding transcription factor Maf isoform X2, with the protein MATAAAAASDLALGGGGDLPTSPLAMEYVNDFDLMKFEVKKEPGESERLISQCGRLIAGGSLSSTPMSTPCSSVPPSPSFSAPSPGSGGDQKGPLEDYYWMTGYPQPQQQLNPEALAFSPEDAVEALISSGHHHHPLQGTGFEGYARGQPLGAGPAASMGPDDMGSAAAVVSAVIAAAAAQSGGGAGAPHFHPHHPHHHPQQQQQQQQQQQPGSVQSSAGSSNGGSSSGGGGGGGGLHAHHSHPHHGSPYDDRFSDDQLVTMSVRELNRQLRGVSKEEVIRLKQKRRTLKNRGYAQSCRFKRVQQRHVLESEKTQLLQQVEHLKQEISRLVRERDAYKEKYEKLVSNGFRENGASSDEPSSPEFFMYPRESSTSVM; encoded by the coding sequence ATggcgacggcggcggcggcggcgtcggaTCTGGCGCTGGGCGGCGGGGGCGACCTGCCCACCAGTCCGCTGGCCATGGAATATGTTAATGACTTCGATCTGATGAAGTTCGAGGTGAAAAAGGAGCCCGGCGAGAGCGAGCGCCTCATCAGCCAGTGCGGCCGCCTCATCGCCGGCGGCTCGCTGTCGTCCACGCCGATGAGCACGCCCTGCAGCTCGGTGCCGCCGTCGCCCAGCTTCTCGGCGCCCAGCCCGGGCTCGGGCGGCGACCAGAAGGGCCCCTTGGAAGACTACTACTGGATGACCGGCTACccgcagccgcagcagcagctcAACCCGGAGGCGCTCGCCTTCAGCCCCGAGGACGCCGTGGAGGCGCTCATCAGCAgcggccaccaccaccacccgctgCAGGGCACCGGCTTCGAGGGCTATGCCCGCGGGCAGCCCCTGGGCGCCGGCCCGGCCGCCTCCATGGGCCCGGACGACATGGGCTCGGCGGCGGCCGTGGTGTCGGCCGTgatcgcggcggcggcggcgcagagCGGCGGCGGCGCAGGGGCGCCCCACTTCCACCCGCACCACccgcaccaccacccccagcagcagcagcagcagcagcagcagcagcagccgggcaGCGTGCAGAGCTCGGCCGGCAGCAGCAACGGGGGCAGctccagcggcggcggcggcggcggcggcgggctgcACGCGCACCATTCGCACCCGCACCACGGCTCGCCCTACGACGACCGCTTCTCGGACGACCAGCTGGTGACCATGTCGGTGCGCGAGCTCAACCGGCAGCTGCGCGGCGTCAGCAAGGAGGAGGTGATCCGGCTCAAGCAGAAGCGGCGCACCCTCAAGAACCGCGGCTACGCCCAGTCGTGCCGCTTCAAGCGCGTCCAGCAGCGGCACGTCCTCGAGTCCGAGAAGACCCAGCTGCTGCAGCAGGTCGAGCACCtcaagcaggagatctccaggctggtCCGGGAGAGGGACGCCTACAAGGAGAAGTACGAGAAGCTGGTCAGCAACGGCTTCCGAGAAAACGGCGCCAGCAGCGACGAGCCCTCCTCGCCGGAGTTTTTCAT
- the MAF gene encoding transcription factor Maf isoform X1 encodes MATAAAAASDLALGGGGDLPTSPLAMEYVNDFDLMKFEVKKEPGESERLISQCGRLIAGGSLSSTPMSTPCSSVPPSPSFSAPSPGSGGDQKGPLEDYYWMTGYPQPQQQLNPEALAFSPEDAVEALISSGHHHHPLQGTGFEGYARGQPLGAGPAASMGPDDMGSAAAVVSAVIAAAAAQSGGGAGAPHFHPHHPHHHPQQQQQQQQQQQPGSVQSSAGSSNGGSSSGGGGGGGGLHAHHSHPHHGSPYDDRFSDDQLVTMSVRELNRQLRGVSKEEVIRLKQKRRTLKNRGYAQSCRFKRVQQRHVLESEKTQLLQQVEHLKQEISRLVRERDAYKEKYEKLVSNGFRENGASSDEPSSPEFFIKPDAGLQMAYNNFLA; translated from the coding sequence ATggcgacggcggcggcggcggcgtcggaTCTGGCGCTGGGCGGCGGGGGCGACCTGCCCACCAGTCCGCTGGCCATGGAATATGTTAATGACTTCGATCTGATGAAGTTCGAGGTGAAAAAGGAGCCCGGCGAGAGCGAGCGCCTCATCAGCCAGTGCGGCCGCCTCATCGCCGGCGGCTCGCTGTCGTCCACGCCGATGAGCACGCCCTGCAGCTCGGTGCCGCCGTCGCCCAGCTTCTCGGCGCCCAGCCCGGGCTCGGGCGGCGACCAGAAGGGCCCCTTGGAAGACTACTACTGGATGACCGGCTACccgcagccgcagcagcagctcAACCCGGAGGCGCTCGCCTTCAGCCCCGAGGACGCCGTGGAGGCGCTCATCAGCAgcggccaccaccaccacccgctgCAGGGCACCGGCTTCGAGGGCTATGCCCGCGGGCAGCCCCTGGGCGCCGGCCCGGCCGCCTCCATGGGCCCGGACGACATGGGCTCGGCGGCGGCCGTGGTGTCGGCCGTgatcgcggcggcggcggcgcagagCGGCGGCGGCGCAGGGGCGCCCCACTTCCACCCGCACCACccgcaccaccacccccagcagcagcagcagcagcagcagcagcagcagccgggcaGCGTGCAGAGCTCGGCCGGCAGCAGCAACGGGGGCAGctccagcggcggcggcggcggcggcggcgggctgcACGCGCACCATTCGCACCCGCACCACGGCTCGCCCTACGACGACCGCTTCTCGGACGACCAGCTGGTGACCATGTCGGTGCGCGAGCTCAACCGGCAGCTGCGCGGCGTCAGCAAGGAGGAGGTGATCCGGCTCAAGCAGAAGCGGCGCACCCTCAAGAACCGCGGCTACGCCCAGTCGTGCCGCTTCAAGCGCGTCCAGCAGCGGCACGTCCTCGAGTCCGAGAAGACCCAGCTGCTGCAGCAGGTCGAGCACCtcaagcaggagatctccaggctggtCCGGGAGAGGGACGCCTACAAGGAGAAGTACGAGAAGCTGGTCAGCAACGGCTTCCGAGAAAACGGCGCCAGCAGCGACGAGCCCTCCTCGCCGGAGTTTTTCAT